CGCCGGGCTGCGCGCCAAGTTCGGCTTTGTCGCGGCGCGAGACGACGACCTGACGCTCGCGGCGGAGTTCTTCCGCCACATGGCCGACGGCCACGCCGATTTCACGCTGACCTTCCGGCGGCTCGGCGACTGCGCCGCGGGCGAGGGTGCGGACGATGCGTTGCGGGCTTTGTTCGACAATGCGGCGGCCGTCAGCGTCTGGCTGCCGAAATGGCGGGCCCAGCTTGCGCGCGACGGCGTCGCGCCGGCGGGGCGCGCCGCGGCGATGCGCAAGGTCAATCCGCTGTTCATCCCGCGCAATCATCGCGTCGAGGCGGCGATCGTCGCGGCGCAGGCGCGCGGCGACTACGCGCCTTTTGCGGAATTGATGACGGTGCTGGCTTCTCCTTATGACGCGCAGCCGGATGTCGCCGCCTATGCCGACCCGCCCAAGCCGGATGAGGTGGTGCTGCAAACCTTCTGCGGTACGTAACCGGTGGTAGAGAAATCCGCGGCTTGCGCCATAGGTTACATCCATATTCGGCAGGTGTGACGGACGAACGGCTTGTCCTGGAAATCGCGTCCGTGTCACAGTGATGTGTGCTGCGTAGGAAGTCCCCGTGTCGGAAAAGCCCGAAGACGTCGTCAAAGTGTCTGTCGAAGGTTTGCGCATCGCCTGGCAGCGCCCTGTACTCGTCAAGCTCGACGCAAGCGCGGCGCAAATAGCCAACAGTTCGTTTATATATACCGACGCTGCCGACAACTATTCTTAGCCGGACGGGCGCCGGCGGCGCGCCCCGGGGCCCTGCGCCCACTTCGTCGCGCGGGGCTCAGGCCGTCGCCGCCACGCGCGGCCGGGTTGCCGCGGCGATCGCGAAGAATACGCCCACTGCGACAAGGCCGCTCAGCGCATCGGTGAGGAGGAATCCCATCGAGCCCCAATGGTCGTGCGCCCAGCCGTCCGCCAATCCGATATAGGCGATCGGGATGTTCGAAAGAGAGGCATAGAGATTGTATTTCGTCGCCGCGGCTCCGCGCCCGATGGCCTCCAGCACGACGGCGCTGAACGACGCATAGTTGAAGCCCTGCACGAAATTGTAGGCGAGGGTGAAGACGACGAACATCGTCGCGCTGCGCGCCGCCGCGGCCATGGCGAGCGTCACCACCGCCAGCGCGATGCCGAACAGGGCATAGGCGAAGCGGCGCTCCATGCGATCGCAGAGATAGCCGCCGATCAGGCATCCGGCCATCGAGATGAAGCCGCCCAGAACGCCGTTGGCCAGCGCGACGGTGTTGGCGTCGGCGTGCCAGTCGCTTGCCACCGCGCCCCACAGATTGGTCGCTGCCCCGGAGCCGATGGGCAGGAAGCAGATCAGCAGCGCGAGATAGCCCGCCCGCGACCTCGCCGTCTGCCACAGATCCGCGATCAGATCGCGCAGCGTATGCGCATAGGTCGTCTGCCGGTGTTCGGCGGAGGGCTCGTCGACGAAGAAAAGCGCGGCGCAGCACAACAGGAAGAGCACGCCCATCGCCGCGCCGGGCAGCCAGCCGATCGTGGAATGCTCGGCGATCCACAACGCAAGCCCGCCGCCCACGCCGTAGCCGCCCAGATTGCCCGCCTGGTACCAACCCCCGGCGCGACCCTTTTCCTCGAGGCCGGTCGAATGGGCCATCAGATTCTCGGCCGCCATGGCGAGAAAGCTGATCGATACGTTGAACAGGAAGACGAGGACCGTGATCGCCTGCAGTCCCTGTGCGTTGACCGGAAACAGTCCCGTCGCGATCATGGCGAGGGCCGAGACTGCGGCGCCGATCAGGTACCATTGTTTGCTGGTCAGCGTGGTGTCGACGACCGGCGCCCAGGCGGCCTTCCAGGTCTGCGGCAGAAGGCCGAACGCCACCAGCGCGGAGATCGCGCCGACGCTGACGCCGGCATGGGCCAGCAGGAAGCCGAGCGTGACGCTGACATAACCGCTGGTGACGCCGAACGGTATGCAGAGGATGAGGTAGACGATCGGATGCGGCTTGCCCGCCTGCCTGATGCTCACGCCCCATCCTGCCCGATTGTGACAGTCGACCTTAGCGGGCTTGAGCCGTGGTGCAACGCCAAAGGAACGGCCAGTCGGCCGATTCAGGTTGAACCTTTCGCGCCGGTTCCGTGAGAGCGTATTGACGCTCTCGCGGATTTCAGTTGCACGGCCTGCGCGATCCCGTGTGAAATCTGCGTCATGAATGGCCCATAAGAGGCTGTGGCAGGGAGAATCCGCATGAACGCGCCGACGCCGGTTTCGCTGACCCCGAAGAATCTACCGCCCGTCCAGATGGCGCTGTTCTCGCTGGCCGCAATGCCCGTGGCCGCGCTCGGCATTCCGCTGACCGTGTACCTTCCCAACTACTATGCCCACGACATCGGCCTGTCGCTCTCCGCGGTCGGCGCCGCCTTCAGCATCGTGCGCCTTATTGACATCGCCTTCGATCCCGCCATCGGCGTCGCGATCAACGCAACGAAGACGCGGTTCGGCCGCTTCAAGCTGTGGATGCTGGCCAGCGTGCCGCTCCTGATGCTGGCCGCCTATATGATCTTCATGGCTTCGCCGGGGATCACGAGATCCTATCTCGTCCTATGGCTCGTGGTTCTCTATGCCGGTTTCTCCATGCTCACGCTCGGCCACCAGGCCTGGGCCGCGGCGCTCCAGCCCGAATATCACCAGCGCAGCCGCATCTACGGCTGGATGCAGGTGGTGGGCGTCGTCGCCACCGTCGTCATCCTGGCGGTGCCGGTGATCCTGTCGAAGGTGTGGCACGTCACCATCCCGCAGGGCGTGCAGGGCATGGGCTGGTTCATCGTTGCGATCACGCCCGTCTCCATCGCGATCAGCGTCTTTTCCGTGCCGGAGCCGAAGAATGCGCCCGAGCAGATGATCACCTGGGCCGACTATCGCACGATGCTGTTCCGGCCGTCGCTGATCCGCACCCTGGTCGCTGATCTCTTCCTGGCGCTGGGGCCGGCGATCACGGCGGCGCTTTATCTCTTCTTCTTCATCCAGGTGATGGGCTTTACCCGCGACCAGACGACCTCGCTGCTGCTGATCTACATCGCGGCCGGATTGGCCGGTGCGCCGGCCTGGGCGATGCTGGCGCGCCGGATCGGCAAGCACCAGACCGTCATGCTCGGCTGCGTGCTCTATGCTCTGGCGCAAGTGCTGGTCTTTGTCCTTCCGCACGGCAATATGGCCTTCATGGTGCTGGGCATGTTCCTCGCCGGCTTCGTCGTGAGCTGCTTCACCTTCCTGATTCGCGCCATGGTCGCCGACATTTCGGACGAAGTGCGGCTGGACATTGGCAAGGACCGCGCCGCGCTTCTGTATGGCCTGATCACTGGAACCTCGAAAGTCGGCTCGGCAGTTTCCGTCATCGTCACCTTCGGGGTGCTCGAATATTTCGGCTTCGACGCCAAGGCGGCGCAGAACAGCGGTGTGCCGCTGGACGCACTTATCGGCTGTTATGTCTTCGTGCCGGTGTTGACCATGTTCGTCGGCGCTACCGCGCTGTGGGGCTACAAGCTCGATGCGACGCGGCACGACGACATCCGCGCCGAACTCGCGCAACGCGACGCGCTGGCCGGCGCTTCGGGCGTCATCGACAGCCTGACCGGGTCCGAGCCGGCGCTTGCCGCGCCGCCGCCGCTCGGCACGCGCGAGCCGGGATAGGGCTCACGCCTTGCGCCGATAGCCCTCGAACAGCACGCGGAACGATTCGCCGTTGACGCGATCGAAGTCGTAGACCGCGCCCAGCTTGCCCGCGAGCTTGAGCACCACCGCGCCGTGGAGCGACGCCCAGAAGACGTGGCCGATCAGTTCGGCATCGCCTTCGAGAATCCCGTCCGCCACCAGCGCGCGGACATAATCCGTCATCGTCGCCCGCGCACGCGTGTTGGCCTCGATCAATTCGGGATAGGCCGATTCGTCGGGCTGCGAGAGATCGAACATCAGCCGATAGGCCGCAGGTTCGCCGAACGCGAAGTCCGTATAGGCGCGGTAAACGGCCGCCGACTTCTCCGGTGCGCTGGCGGCATTCTTGAATGCGGTCTCCAGCGAGGTCGCGAAGCGGTTGAAGGCACGGGCCCGCACCGCGGCCAGGATGTCGTCCTTGTCCTTGAAATAGCGGTAAGGCGTCATCGCGCTGACGCCGAGCTCGTTCGCAAGCTCCCGCATGGTGAAGCCTTCGCGGCCGCGGGTGTCGAACAGCCGGGTCGCGGCCTCGCAAAGCCGTTCGCGGAAATCGGCAACGTCGGTCTGGGTCAGGACGCGCGGCATTGAGAATCCCTGTCAATTTCTAGACTTGCCAAACCGGAACGTTATATGCGATAAATTTACGTGGTAAAACATTACAGAGGAAGGAGACGGCCATGAACGCTCCCGCCCGGATCAATCCCTATCTCGTCGGAAACTTCGCGCCGGTTACATCGGAGGACGATTTCGCCGCACTCACCATCAAGGGGGAGATTCCGAAAGGCCTGCGTGGCGCGTTCTACCGCAATGGCCCCAACCCCCAATTCCCGCCGCGCGACCCCAACCATCACTGGTTCTCCGGCGACGGCATGCTGCACGGCTTCTTCGTCGCGGACGGCAGGGTCTCCTACAAGAACCGCTATATGCACACCCCGAAATACACGCTCGAGCACGCCGCCGGGCGCTCGCTGTTCGGCAGCTTCGGCAATCCCTTGACCAGCGATCCGTCGGTCGTCGGCAAGGATGGCGGCGTCGCCAACACCAATGTCGTCTGGCACGCCGGCAAGCTGCTGGCGCTGGAGGAGGCGCACCAGCCGCTCGAAGCCGACCCGCTGACGCTCGAGACGCGCGGCTATCTCGATTACGCCGGCGCGGCCAAGCGGTTCACCGCCCATCCCAAGATCGATCCCAAGACCGGCGAGATGATTTTCTTCGGCTATGGCGTCGGTGCCATGCCGTTCGCCAGGGGCATGGCCTATGGCGTGGTCGACAGGGCTGGCGCGGTCACCCGTCTCGATCAGTTCGACGCGCCCTATTCGAGCATGGTCCACGATTTCTGCGTCACCGACCGGCATGTCCTGTTCCCGATCCTGCCGCTGTCCGGCAGCCTCGAACGCGCGATGAACGGCAAGCCCGCCTTCGCCTGGGAACCGGAACTGGGCAGCCGTATCGGCCTGATGGGACGCGGCAAGGGCGTCGACGGCATCCGTTGGCTGACCACCGATCCCTGTTACGTCTTCCACCCGATGAATGCCTGGGAAGAGGGCGACACGCTCTATGCCGACGTGATGCAATACGCTCAGGCGCCGCTCTTCCCCAATGCCGACGGTTCTCCGGGCAAGGCGGTCTCCGCTCGCCTTGTGCGCTGGGAGATCGATCTTTCGGGCAAGACCGACACGGTCAAGCAGACGAAGATCGACGACCTCGCCGGTGAATTCCCGCGTCTCGACGAGCGCCGCGCCGGCCTCTCCTACCGCCACGGCTATTTCGCGGCCGATACCGAGGACAGCGGCAAGGTGCTGTTCAACGCCATTGCCCATATCGACTTCAAGACGGGCAAGCGCGCGGTGCACCGGCTTCCTGCCGGCGACGCGCCGGGCGAGCCGATCTTCGTCCCCGGAAGCAGCGATGCCGCGGAAGGCGACGGCTGGCTCGTGGCGCTGATCTATCGCGGCGCCGAAGATCGCACGGATTTCGCGGTCTATGATGCGACGGATGTGGCCAAGGGGCCGGTCGGTATCGCCGAACTGCCCCGCCGCGTGCCGTTTGGGTTTCACGGCAACTGGCGGCCGGCCTAGGAAACGCCGCGTACCCGCTCATAAAGCCAGGTCCAGAAGGCCGCGGTCGCGAGCAGCACCGTCGCGATGGCCATTCCGGCCGGGGAGTCGAAGACCGCGCGAACCCCATTGGCGATCAGCCTGATGCCGCGCAACGCCTCCGCGCTGAAGGCAAAGACCGCCGGCCATGTCGCCCAGACGCCGAGCGCAAAGATCAATACGACCACGAAGGGTGGCGCCAGCATCAGCCATCCGCGCCGCGCGATCCGCGCCGCGACGCCGGCAACGAACGCGTCATCGTCCGGCGGCACGGGCTGCTCGGCGAACAGGCGGATCAAGTCGGCGTCGTCGGTCATGGTCCCAGCCATTGTTTCAGCCGCGCCCCGCCGCGCGCAACATGGGATTTGATCGTCCCCAGCGGCCAGCCGGTCGTCTCCGCGATCTCCCCATGGCTCAGGCCCTCGCCGTAGGACAGCACGACGCACAGGCGCTGCGCCGGATTGAGCCGCTCGAGCGCACGGCTGAGATCGATGCGCTCGACCGCGCTGTCGGGGATCGCGGCTTCGTCATCGGCATCTTCGAGCGGATCCATCGGCAGCTTCGCCTTGCGGGCATGCTGCAGCCAGGTCCGCACCGCGACCTGTTTGAGCCAGCCGCCGAATGCCGCGGCGTTGCGCAGCTGCGACAGCGTCTTCCAGGCCTGCACGAACGTCTCCTGCGCCAGATCGTCGGCCAGTGCGGCGTCCCGCGTGAGGCGGCGCAACATCCCACGCAGGCTTCCCTGGCGCCGGCGCACCAGCTCGGCGAACGCACGCTCGTCGCCCAGTGCCGCCAGCATCACCACATGCGCCTCCGTTGCATCGCCTAGCGCCACCCGCCGCCCGCCTAGCTACGCTTGGCCACCAAGCCGGCGAGCAGCAGTCCTAGGCTGATGCACCACAGCAAGGCGCCGACCGCGGCCATCGCGCGAAAGGTTTCTCCATTGGAATCGGTGTTCAGGACATAGCCCATCAAGGCAAGCCCGCAGCCGACGAAGAAGGTCACGATGGCGCCGGTCAGCAGGCCCTGGCGGGGATTGCCGGCTGGACTCGCCTGCAAACTGGCCAGCGTTGCGGGGTCGAGCGTCACGCCCTTTTCGATCGCGGTGCGGATCGTCTTTTCGCGCTGATGGCTGCGTATGACCCGCGAAATGGTCCCGACGAGCACGATCACAAGGATAAAAATCCAGAAGAAATCGGCGTGAATCCAGTACATGCGAACTCCTTTGGCGGTTTCTATCCGAGGAGATGCCGGCAAGGGGCATTTTGGATGCAGCCGGCTTTGCGGCATACTAAAACGATGAAAAGATATGTCTTTTTCGCGCTTGCAGCATGCCTCGCCATCGGCGGGGCGCAAGGAGCGGATACCCAGGTCGCGCCAGTCGCCGGCTACCGCACCCAGGCCGCTTGGATCCAGCTCGGTCCTGGTGGGCAGGCGGAGGTTCGCGCCGTATCGGCGGGCGGCTGCCCCTTCGTCGTGTTCGGCGACGCCGCCAAATCCGATGTCCCGATGGTCATACGCGCGTCGGCGACGGCCGATTTTCCGGCCGTCTGCAGCTTGCCCATCCCGTCCGGCGTCAAGCGGGTTTCGGTCGCGATGAGCCGGATGGGCGAGCCGGCACACACGACGATGCAGGAACTCCACATTCCGCTTGCCGAGCCGCAGCGCATCCTGGTGCTCGGCGACACGGGTTGCCGGATCAAGGGTACATTCGTCCAAGCCTGCAACGACCCCAAGGCATGGCCCTTTGCCGGCCTGGCCCAGGCCGCGGCGGATCAGCATCCCGACCTGATCCTCCATCTCGGCGATTACCTTTACCGCGAATCGCCCTGTCCGGCCGATTTCGCCGGCTGCGCCGGGTCGCCCTATGGCGACAACTGGGCAAGCTGGGATGCCGATTTCTTCACGCCCGCCGCGCCGCTGTTGGCTGCGGCGCCCTGGATCGTCATCCGCGGCAACCACGAAGACTGCAACCGTGCCGGACCGGGCTTCCTGCGCCTGCTGGGGCCTGTCGCCTACGATCCTGCCGCGCCCTGTGCCGTCCATCTCGATCCCTATGCGGTGCCGGTCGGCAGCCGGACCTTGGCGATCCTGGACAGCGCCGACGCATCCGACCGGCCGGTCGATGAAAAGGCCGTACCGCTCTATGCCAAGGATTTCGAAACGCTGAAGGCGATGGCGAATGCCGGTCCGGGCCGGGAATTGTGGCTGGGGACGCATCGTCCGATCTGGGCCGCGATTTCCTTCATGGGAATCCCGGCGGGCGGCAACGCGACCATGATCGAGGCGGCGGGGGACCTGTCCGCCTTCTCGGCCGTCTCGCTGATGCTGTCGGGGCACATCCATGCGTTCGAGGCGATCAACTACGTGTCCAGGATCCCGCCGCAGATCGTCGCCGGCCATGGCGGCGACACGCTGGACGTGACGCCGGCGAACCTGCGCGGCACGATCTTCCAGGGCGACTCGGGCGTGCATGTGAAGACCGGCTTCTCGGTCGGCGGCTTCGGCTTCCTGATGCTGACGCGCGAGAAGGACAGCGAGGGCTGGGCGGTCCAGCTCTTCGATTCCGCCGGCAAGCCGATCAGGCAATGCACCTATGCCAACCGCAGCATCGTCTGCCTGGCGCCGAAATAGCCGGCTTCAGCCGCCGCACGACTCGCAAACTATTTTTTCGGTGCGTTGCCTTCCGCAGGGCGTTTGTCACCATCCCGCCTTTATCGGCGCTGAATGTCGGTTGCGGCGAATTGCTGCGCATCGGGCGCATGGTAAGGTCATTCGTCGCGACTGCGGGGGATTCTGGTGCGCAACAATCGGTTCTTTGTGATGGTCGGCGGCGGCATTCTGGCCGTCATCGCGGTCGTGACCGGAACGCTCTATTTCCTCGGCGGCGGCAACTCGCCCTTGGGCAACGGCTTCTTCGCCCGGATCGAGAACGGGCTCAATTCCGTCACCGGCAGCATGACGCCCGCGCAGATGGCCGAGGCGCCTTATTTCGCCTTCCGCCGGATCGAGGTCGACACCACCAAATCCCAGCCCGAAGCCTGCCTGGTCTTCACCCGCGACCTCGATACCTCCGGCAAGACGCATTACGAGGACTACTTCTCGGTCGATCCCCAGACCAAGGTTGCCTCGCATGTCGTGGGCGACCGGCTCTGTCTTGCCGGCCTCGCCTTCAACGCGACCTACCAGGTCACCCTCAAATCGGGGCTGCCCGCCGCGACCGGCGAGAAGCTGACCGAGGACGAGACCGTCCCGGTCGAACTGCGCGACAAGCCTTCGCTGGTGCGCTTCTCCGGCGGCATCATCCTGCCGCGCGAGAACATGGAAGGCGTGCCGGTCACCACGGTGAACATCACCAAGCTTCGGCTCAAGGTGATCCGCGTCGGCGACCGCCTGCTGTCGCAGATCGAAAGCGGCACGATCGACGAGACCACGCTCTATTCCTGGAGCGACAGCGAGCTCGAGAACAGCCAGGGCGCCGTCGTCTGGCAGGGCACGATGGACGTCAACAGCGTCAAGAACGACAGCGTGGTCACGCTGGTGCCGATCCACGACATCCTCAAGGGCAAGCCGCCCGGCGCCTATGTCCTGATCGCGATGGACGGGGCGCAGGATGCGACCAAGGACTATTACGAGGAAGGCACCATCGCCGCCCAATGGGTGGTCGACAGCGACATCGCGCTCACCACCTTCCAGGGCACCAGCGGGCTGACCGTGTTTGCCCGCTCCTATGCCACCGCGCGGGCGATGCCGGGCGTGAAGCTCACCCTGGTCGCCAAGGATAATAATGTCGTCGGCACCGTGACGACGGACGGCAATGGCCGCGCCGATTTCGCGGGTGGATTGCTGCGCGCCACCGGCGGCGACGCGCCCGTCGTCGTGATGGCCTATGGCAACAACGGCGATTTCAGCTTCCTCGACCTGCGGCGCTCGGCCTTCGACCTGACCGATCGCGGTGTCGGCGGGCGCGAGACGCCCGGACCGGTCGACGCCTTCCTCTATACCGAGCGCGGCGTCTACCGCCCCGGCGAGACGGTGCAGTCCACCACCATGCTGCGCGACCGCGTCGGTGCCGGCGTGAGCGCGGTGCTGACCCTGGTCGCCACGCGTCCCGACGGACTCGAAGTCGCGCGCACGACGATCGACAGCAAGTCGCTGCTGGCCGGCACGGCGACCTGGCCGGTGAAGCTCGGCGCGCGGGCGCCGCATGGCCGCTGGCAGATCGCCGCCTATATCGATCCCAAGGCCGCGGCGGTGGGGCGCGTGCAATTCGACGTTGCCGACTTCGTGCCGCAGCGCCTCAAGGTGACGCTGACGCCCGAGACCAAGGTCGTGCACAGCGGCGAAGACATCAAGATCCGCGCCGAGAGCCGCTTTCTCTATGGCGCGCCGGCTTCCGGCCTTTCGGGCGAGGGTACGGCGAAGATCCAGGCCGACAGTAATCCCTATCCCGCCTTCAGCGACTACCAGTTCGGACGAGTCGACGACACTTTTGCCGCTGTCGACGTGCAGATGACGGTGCCGGAGACCGACGCGACCGGCGTGACGGAAGCGACCGGTCCGGTCGGCGATCTCGCCGACACCACGCTGCCGCTGAAGGCGGCCGTAACGATCTCGATCCACGAACCCGGCGGCCGCACCACGGACAAGGACGTCACCATCCCGGTGCGCACCCACGACGTGCTGATCGGCATCCGGCCCGATTTCCAATACGGCTCGGTGGCGGAGAACGCGCGCGCCGGTTTCGAGGTTATCGCCCTGAAGGCCGACGGCTCGCGCACGGCGCTCGGCAACCTCACCTATTCCTGGGTGCGCGAGGACACCACCTATCAGTGGTACCAGAAGGATGGCGCTTGGAAGTACCAGGCAGTCACCCGCGACCGCCTGGTCACCAGCGGCAAGCTGGACATCGGCGCCGGCGCGCCGGCGAAGCTGGCGCAGAACTTCCCCTATGGCTCTTACCGGTTGACCATCACCGATCCGGCCTCGGGCACCGCCTCGTCTTATCGCTTCTACTCCGGCTGGGCCGCGAGCTCGGAAGGTGATCGCCCGGACCGCATTCCGGTGGCGGCCGACAAGCCCACCTATCGCGCCGGCGAGGTTGCGCATGTCCGCATCAAGCCGACCGCGAACGGCAAGGCGCTGGTCGTCGTCGCCGGCGACAAGGTGTTCTCGTCGCAGCTGATCGATGCGCCGGCGAGTGGCGCCAGCGTCGATGTCAAGGTCGATGCCGATTGGGGCCCCGGCGCCTATGTGCTGGTCACCGACTACCGGCCGCTGAACGAGGCGACCGGCCACGAACCGGTGCGTGCCATCGGCGTCGCCTGGCTGCAGGTCGACAATTCGGCTCGCACCTTGACGGTGAATCTCGGCGGACCGCAGAAGGTGCTGCCGCGCCAGAAGGTCACGATCCCCGTCACGATCAAGGGGCTCGGCGATGGCGAGCAGGCCTATCTCACGCTCGCCGCGGTGGATGAGGGCATCCTGCAGCTCACCGATTTCGAATCCCCCAATCCCAACGACTACTATTTCGGCAAACGCCAGCTCGGCGTCGGCATGCATGACGACTATGGCCGCCTGATCAAGCCCGAGAAGGGCGATGTCGGCGCGATGCGCGAAGGCGGCGACAGCTTCGGCGGCCGGCCGCTTGCCGTGGTCCCGACGCGGACGGTGGCGCTGTTCTCCGGCCTCGTGAAGGTCGGCCCCGGCGGCATGGCCAACGTCGTGCTCGACGTGCCGGACTTCAATGGCGAACTCCGGCTGATGGCCGTGGCGGTGACCGACGGCAAGCTCGGCCACGCCGACCGACCGCTGACGGTGCGCGATCCTGTGGTCGCGGACGTCGTGCTGCCGCGCTTCCTGGCGCCCGGCGACCAGGCCGCCATTGCGCTCAACATGAACAATGTCGAAGGCAAGCCCGGCACGTATGTCGCGACGCTCACCGCGTCGGGACCGGTGGGCCTGCCGAACAACGCCAACCACACGACGGTGACGCAGAACCTGCGCGTCGGGCAGCGCGTGCTGCTGCCGCTGCAGATCGAGGGCCGCGGCGTCGGCATCGCCACCCTCGCGCTCGATGTGAAAGGCCCGGGCGGTTTCGCGGTCAGCCATTCCTGGCAGATCGAAAGCCGCGCGCCGCAGCTCGACATCGCGCGCGACGAGACGGTGCCGTTCGCGCCCAAGGCGACCTATGCGGCGAACGGCCAGCTGGTGGCGGACCTGATCCGCGGCACCGCGACGGTCGGCCTCACCGTATCGTCGGCGCATGGCTATAGCGACGTGCCGGGCCTGCTGAAATGGCTCGACAAATATCCCTATGGCTGCATCGAGCAGACCACCAGCCGCGCCATGCCGCTGCTGGTGTTCAACGACCTGTCCGATCTCGCCGGCCTGCCGCGCGACCAGGCGCTGCGTCCCCGGGTGCAGGACGCGATCGATGCGGTGCTCGACATGCAGAACTACGCGGGCAATTTCGGCATGTGGGCGCCGGGCTCGGACGCCGATCCATGGATCAGCGTCTTCGCGCTCGATTTCCTCTACCAGGCCAAGCAGAAGGGCTATGTCGTGCCGAACGACGCGCTGAAGCGCGGCTCGGCCTGGCTGCGCACCGCGGCGGCGACGGACTCCAACACCGACAATACACGCGCCTACGCGTTCTACCTGCTGGCCCGCACCGGCCAGGTGAACCTCTCCGACCTGCGCTACTTCGCCGACACGCGCGGGCCGGAGATGAACACCGCCATCGGCGAGGCGCTCACGGCCTCGGCGGCGGCAGAGGCCGGCGACCGGGCCCGCGCCGCCTATGGCTTCGGCCGGGCGCGCGCGATCGCGCTCAAGGGCGAGGTGTTCAGCTATCCGGTCGGCGATTACGGTTCGCTGCTGCGCGACGTCGCCGGCACGACCGCGCTGGCGGCGGAGAACGGACAGGCCGAGTTGATTCCCGCGCTGCTGAAGAAAAGCAGCGAGCTGGACACGACGCTCAACGCCACCACGACCCAGGAAAAGGCGTGGATGCTGCGTGCCGCCTACGAGTTGACCCGGCAGAAGGTGCCGCTGAACGTGCTGGTCAACGGCCAGCCCGGCGTACCGCGCGACGGCGCGATCCGCCTCTCGCCGTCGACCGCGCAGCTCAATGCCGGCATCACGTTCCTCAATCGCGGCGACGCGCCGGTGTGGCGCACGACCTCGGTGCAGGGCACGCCGTCGGCGCCGCTGGCGGCGGAACAAAGCGGCCTGACGCTGACCAAGACCTTCTGGACCATGGGCGGCACGCCGGCCGATCTCGGCAGCCTGCACCAGAACGACCGCATCATCGTCGAGCTCAGCGGCCAGATGCAGCACAACACCTATCGCCAGATGGGCGTGATCGATATGCTGCCGGCCGGGCTCGAGATCGAGATGCCGCTCGGCGCGGAGGACGGCAAGCCTTACGCCTTCCTGAACACGCTGTCCGACACGACGATGACCGATGTGCGCGACGACCGCTTCGTGGCGTCCTTCACCATCGGCTCATCTTATGTCAGCGACGAAGACAAGAAGAAGCCCGAGCCGCAGCCGGTGTTCCGCATCGCCTATGTCGTTCGCGCGGTGACCGCGGGCAGCTTCGTGATGCCGGCCGGCGTGGTCGAGGACATGTACGCGCCGACGATCCGCGGCCGCACGACGCTGGGCAAAGTGACGATCGCGCCATGACGCAGGAGCTTTCCTCCCCCGCTGTTGCGGGGGAGGGGGACCATCGCGAAGCGATGGTGGAGGGGGCGCCGCCTGCGCCGGCCCCCTCCGTCTCGGCGCTGCGCGCCGAGCCACCTCCCCCGTAACCACGGGGGAGGAAAGGGATTGAACATGTCGCCGCATTGGCATTCCGGCCTGATTGTTGCCGCCTTCGCTCTCTTCGGCGTCGCCTGTGCCGTCGCGACGGCCGACGTCGCCAATCCGCCCGACATGACGCGCGCGGTGCATGCCTCCCCGGAAGTGGTCGACAGTCATGGCGCCATGCTGCGCGCCTTCCTGACCGATGACGGCTACTGGCGGATGAAGACGCGGGTCCGCGACGT
The nucleotide sequence above comes from Rhizomicrobium sp.. Encoded proteins:
- a CDS encoding metallophosphoesterase, whose translation is MKRYVFFALAACLAIGGAQGADTQVAPVAGYRTQAAWIQLGPGGQAEVRAVSAGGCPFVVFGDAAKSDVPMVIRASATADFPAVCSLPIPSGVKRVSVAMSRMGEPAHTTMQELHIPLAEPQRILVLGDTGCRIKGTFVQACNDPKAWPFAGLAQAAADQHPDLILHLGDYLYRESPCPADFAGCAGSPYGDNWASWDADFFTPAAPLLAAAPWIVIRGNHEDCNRAGPGFLRLLGPVAYDPAAPCAVHLDPYAVPVGSRTLAILDSADASDRPVDEKAVPLYAKDFETLKAMANAGPGRELWLGTHRPIWAAISFMGIPAGGNATMIEAAGDLSAFSAVSLMLSGHIHAFEAINYVSRIPPQIVAGHGGDTLDVTPANLRGTIFQGDSGVHVKTGFSVGGFGFLMLTREKDSEGWAVQLFDSAGKPIRQCTYANRSIVCLAPK
- a CDS encoding alpha-2-macroglobulin, whose protein sequence is MRNNRFFVMVGGGILAVIAVVTGTLYFLGGGNSPLGNGFFARIENGLNSVTGSMTPAQMAEAPYFAFRRIEVDTTKSQPEACLVFTRDLDTSGKTHYEDYFSVDPQTKVASHVVGDRLCLAGLAFNATYQVTLKSGLPAATGEKLTEDETVPVELRDKPSLVRFSGGIILPRENMEGVPVTTVNITKLRLKVIRVGDRLLSQIESGTIDETTLYSWSDSELENSQGAVVWQGTMDVNSVKNDSVVTLVPIHDILKGKPPGAYVLIAMDGAQDATKDYYEEGTIAAQWVVDSDIALTTFQGTSGLTVFARSYATARAMPGVKLTLVAKDNNVVGTVTTDGNGRADFAGGLLRATGGDAPVVVMAYGNNGDFSFLDLRRSAFDLTDRGVGGRETPGPVDAFLYTERGVYRPGETVQSTTMLRDRVGAGVSAVLTLVATRPDGLEVARTTIDSKSLLAGTATWPVKLGARAPHGRWQIAAYIDPKAAAVGRVQFDVADFVPQRLKVTLTPETKVVHSGEDIKIRAESRFLYGAPASGLSGEGTAKIQADSNPYPAFSDYQFGRVDDTFAAVDVQMTVPETDATGVTEATGPVGDLADTTLPLKAAVTISIHEPGGRTTDKDVTIPVRTHDVLIGIRPDFQYGSVAENARAGFEVIALKADGSRTALGNLTYSWVREDTTYQWYQKDGAWKYQAVTRDRLVTSGKLDIGAGAPAKLAQNFPYGSYRLTITDPASGTASSYRFYSGWAASSEGDRPDRIPVAADKPTYRAGEVAHVRIKPTANGKALVVVAGDKVFSSQLIDAPASGASVDVKVDADWGPGAYVLVTDYRPLNEATGHEPVRAIGVAWLQVDNSARTLTVNLGGPQKVLPRQKVTIPVTIKGLGDGEQAYLTLAAVDEGILQLTDFESPNPNDYYFGKRQLGVGMHDDYGRLIKPEKGDVGAMREGGDSFGGRPLAVVPTRTVALFSGLVKVGPGGMANVVLDVPDFNGELRLMAVAVTDGKLGHADRPLTVRDPVVADVVLPRFLAPGDQAAIALNMNNVEGKPGTYVATLTASGPVGLPNNANHTTVTQNLRVGQRVLLPLQIEGRGVGIATLALDVKGPGGFAVSHSWQIESRAPQLDIARDETVPFAPKATYAANGQLVADLIRGTATVGLTVSSAHGYSDVPGLLKWLDKYPYGCIEQTTSRAMPLLVFNDLSDLAGLPRDQALRPRVQDAIDAVLDMQNYAGNFGMWAPGSDADPWISVFALDFLYQAKQKGYVVPNDALKRGSAWLRTAAATDSNTDNTRAYAFYLLARTGQVNLSDLRYFADTRGPEMNTAIGEALTASAAAEAGDRARAAYGFGRARAIALKGEVFSYPVGDYGSLLRDVAGTTALAAENGQAELIPALLKKSSELDTTLNATTTQEKAWMLRAAYELTRQKVPLNVLVNGQPGVPRDGAIRLSPSTAQLNAGITFLNRGDAPVWRTTSVQGTPSAPLAAEQSGLTLTKTFWTMGGTPADLGSLHQNDRIIVELSGQMQHNTYRQMGVIDMLPAGLEIEMPLGAEDGKPYAFLNTLSDTTMTDVRDDRFVASFTIGSSYVSDEDKKKPEPQPVFRIAYVVRAVTAGSFVMPAGVVEDMYAPTIRGRTTLGKVTIAP